The genome window TACCCGCATTCCCGTCTGGACGATTATAGCCTACCAACAACAGGGCGCAACTGAAGCCGAACTTCTCTATAATTATCCAGGACTCACCCTTCAAGATTTGCAAGCGGTTGCGAACTATTACGAACAAAACCGAGAAGAAATCGAGCTGTGGCTTGCTGAAAATGAATAACTGCCGATGCTAAAGTTTTACTCAAATGAAAACTTCGCTATGGCGATCGCCCCAACCAACTTATCAATCTCCGCCTCAGTTGTAAAATAGTGAACACAAGCCCGCACACAGTCAGGATTAAGAATAGTCCTTACCATAATTCCCTGTTTCTCCAACAAATTGACAAGCTTGTTGTGCGGCATCCCATTAGTTAATCGAAACGAAACTAAACCCGCTTCCGGCGCAGATTTCCGCAAACATTCCACATCGGGAAGTACCGACAAACGCTCCCAGAGATACTTACTTAAACGGCAAATTTCTGCATACCTTTCCTCGATCGTACCCCATTCGTGCTGCAGGGCGATCGCGCTCCGCAAACCCCCATACAAAGGATAAGCCGAAGTCGCAATTTCATAGCGCTGCGATCCAGGCTTCCAGCCAAGGACTTTAGCATTAGCATCCGTCACAATTCCCCGCCAACCGATAAACACCGGATGCAAATCTGCCAAAGCTTCAGCACTCACATAAAGCCCCCCCAAACCTTCCGGGCCGCACCACCATTTATGACCCGTAAAAGCATAAAAGTCAACCCCCGATTCAATCAAATTTAAAGGCAAAACCCCCACAGATTGAGCCGCATCAACTAATACCCTAACTTTGTGATTCTTTGCAGGCAATTCTTCTTGTCCCCCCCCTTTAATCAGGGAAAACTCCTCTTGTCCCCCCCCTTGGCAAGGGGGGGTTAGGGGGGGTTCATGACACACTTTCACAATCTCAGCCAGAGGCAAAACTTGGCCAGTATTCCACAAAATGTGACTGATAACCAACAAGCGAGTATTTGGCCGCAAACTATCAGCAATCACCGCCACCGGATCGCCCTCATTCAAAGTTGCCGCCAACGGACAAATCGAAACCTCAATGTTGAAACGGCGCTGAAGTTCCATTACACTAGCTACAATGCCGTGGTGTTCGCAGTCAGAAAGCAGCAAATGGTCGCCTGCTTTCCAGTCAATGCCCCACAGCGCAATATTGCAGCCGACGGTGACATCTTCAGTTAGGGCGATGGTTTCAGGAGGTACCGTCAACTCAGATGCGATCGCACGTCGCGTCAGCATCGCCTCCTGAACCACCCAAGCCCCCACCTCCCCCGAAAACGGCCCCCCAAGCTGCACCCGTTTGTAAGCCTGATAAATCGCGTCTAAAGCAGGCTCAGGCAGCGGCCCTTGTCCGCCGTAGTTAAAATAAGCTTTATTGGCCAAAGCTGGGAATTGTTGCCGGTGATTGTCCTTTGTCATTTTTTTTGGGGAATTATTGATAGCGTTAATATTGAATAACTAATGCTGTGAATTTTATACCTTTTGCCTGATACTCTATGCCTTGCGAATACTAAATGTTAATAACTGACAAACTGCTACTTTCCTATCAGCGATGCCATCTCCGAGCATTTTTAGACACCTGCGGAGACTGGAAACAACTAGATCCCCCCAGCGACTTTTTGCTGAAACTGATGCGCGACAGCGCGACATACCAGCAGCAAGCTTTGGAACACGAGACTTACCAACAACCATATTATCCTAGAGGGGATTGGGAAGCTGGCGCGGCCGCTACATTGAGTTTAATGCAGCAAGGGGTCGATCGCATTTACCGAGGAGTTCTGATCCGGAGCGAATTCGGCAAAACCAACGCCGCCACAACTTCTCTGGTAGGAATTGACAGTCAATATTTCCCAGAATTTGGCGAAATCCCCGAAACTCCCGTTGATTTTTCATCCTCCAATCTTCCCTCTTCAAACATTACCCTGATTAGCCGCCCCCATTTATTAATCAAACAGCCGGGACAATCAAAATTTGGCAATTGGAGTTATACTACTGCGGATATTTGGCTTAGCAAGCGACCAAAACTAGAGTATCAAATTATCGCAGCTTTTCACGCCCAAGTTTTAGCTTCCGTACAGGAAACAATGCCCGATACTGCGTGGCTGATGCTGCGAAAAAAAGGGCTGTGCTCGGTGAATCTCGGCCAGCGAAATCCTCAGATGTTCGAGATTTTAGATGATTGCATTCAGATGATAGAACATCGGGATAAACCAGAGGTGTTCATTTCCCGGCAAAAGTGCAATCTTTGCGGTTGGTATACTATCTGTCACGCCGAAGCCGAATCTATTAAACATCTTTCGTTATTGCCGGGAGTTACTGCCAGCCGCTATGCTAGACTAAAAAGTCTCGAAATTACTGATGTAGAAGCTCTCGCTAATGCTAGTTCCGAACTGCTTTCAGAGTATCCCGAATTTCCGGATCGAGTTGCTTTTGATGTGGTGCAGCAAGCTAAATCGCACTTGCTAAATCAACCGCTGTTGCGGGAAGAAGGAAGTTCGGCAACGAGCAATGTACGGGATTTAACGGATAGCAGTTCGGCAGCTAACACTGTACGGGATTTAACAAAATTAACAGATGTAGGTGTGAGGAAAGAAGGAATAAGGGAAGAGGCAGAAGTTAATGAATTTATAACCATACTAGAAGTTCCCCAGAAGAGTTTAGCAACAGTTAATCTTGTTCAGGGAAAGACTACAGAAAATAAACCTGCTACATCTTCTATACCTGCGCCAATTCTTCGCAAGAAACCAATTCCCTATTCTCAATCAGTCTTTTTGCCGATCGCCCCAATCGAACTCTACTTTGACATTGAAGCGGAACCCGAGTTAAACTTAGATTACCTCCACGGAGTCTTAGTTGTTGACCGATGCAACAATACGGAAAATTTTCACGGTTTTTTAGCAGAATCAGCAGCAGAGGAAGGTGTCATCTGGCAGCAGTTTTTAGAATTAATGTGGGCTTATCCCATTGCTCCGATTTTTCACTTTTGCGACTACGAAGTCAAGACTTTTAAGCGACTGGCTAAACTTTACAATACTCCTGCTTATTTGTGGAAACCCGTGCTGAAACGGTTTGTAGATATTCACAAACAAGTGACGCAAAAAGCGATTATGCCGGTGGAAAGTTACGCACTCAAGCCAATTGCCCGCTGGCTGGGTTTTGACTGGCGAGATGCTAAGGCTAATGGTGCTCAGTGCGTCTGCTGGTACGAGGATTGGCTCAAAACCGGCGATCGATCGCTCTTGGAGGCGATCGTCCGCTACAATGAGGACGACTGTCGTGCTACTTATGTGGTTAAAGATTGGTTGACCAATTTTTTGTTAAGTCAGAAACAGTGAATTTATGATTTAACGAACCGCGAAGGCGCAAAGGCCGCGAAGGAGGAAAGGGAAGAGGAAGGTAGATAATAATGTATTTATTGGTAAAATGCGAAGGCTAGCAAAAGCAATTATATTTATTGTCTGTTTTTTGATGGCAGCAAGTCTTGCTATTTGGGTAAATCAATCAGCTCAATCTTTCGCTGTTACGAAAATTGATTTTATCGGCAGAGCAATATTTCCTACAGGTTCTCCGTTTCAGGGGACGGAAATTGGCGGACTTTCGGGCATTACTTATGATGCCGAAAAACAAGTTTATTATGCCATTTCTGATGACCGCAGCAGCAAGGCTCCGGCGCGCTTCTATACTCTAAAAATTAACTTGCAATCTGGTAAACTGGAAAAAGAGAAAATTACTTTTACTGGTGTCACTACTTTATTAGATGAAAACGGCAAAGGTTTTCCTGAATTAAGTTTAGATCCGGAAGGGATAGCTTTTACGGGCAATAGCGTGTTTGTTTCTTCAGAGGGAGATGTCGATCGCCAAATAAATCCTTTTATCAAAGAGTTCTCCCTCGATGGTAAACTCCTGAAAACGCTGCCAATCCCAGAACTATTTTTGCCGGATGACAAAGGCACTAAAGGCATCCGCAACAATCTATCATTTGAAAGTTTAACTTTAACGCCCGATCGCAAATATCTATTCACCGCTACCGAAAACGCTATAGTTCAAGATGGCGCCGCAGCTTCCCTGGAAACCGGGAGTCCGTGCCGGATTTTGCGCTACGATGCGGTGAGCGGCAATCCTGAAGCATCGTTTCTCTACATCACCGAACCGCTACCCGCTGGTGCGAATCCTGTGGGAAAATTAACTAGCAACGGTTTAGTGGATTTGTTGGCGATCGACGATCGCCGCTTGCTGAGTTTAGAGCGCGGTTTTTCCCTGGAAACCGGCACAACTATCAGAATTTTTGAGATTTCTCTGGACAAGGGCGATCGTATTGATGCCCTCGAAAGCCTCAAAAGCCGTCTGGGCGAGGTTTCTCCCGCTCAAAAACGCCTGCTGCTGGATTTGGAAACCCTGAAAATCCCCCTAGACAACATTGAGGGGTTGACATTGGGTCCCGACCTGGCGGATGCTAGCAAAGGTCTGATTTTGGTGAGCGACAACAACTTCAGTCCCCTGCAAGAGACTCAAATTTTGGGCTTCCAAATAAAAGTTCAAAAAACCTCTTGACAAAAGGTGAAGTTATAGGCATAATAGAAATTGTGCCTGAAAAAACGGCAAAACGAGGGACAGTAGTTCAATTGGTTAGAGCACCGCCCTGTCACGGCGGAAGTTGCGGGTTCGAGCCCCGTCTGTCCCGTTCTCTCGTAAATAGAAAGTTTAAAATACAAATTTTAAGCTTTTGGTATTTTATTAATTGAGTAAGGAGGAGCGAAATATGACTGTTACGCTCATTAACCCCTCCCCAGAAAAAACTACACAACGGGTGGTATTATCTAATATCAGTTGGCAGACTTACCAAACTTTATTAGCAGAAGCGGGAGACAAGAGATCCTCGCGTTTTTCGTATTGTCACGAAGTATTAGAAATTATCATGCCATCAGATTTGCATGAAACAGTTAATTGTTTGTTGAAACAGTTTGTGACTACTTTAAGTGACGAATTAAAATTGAAACGCAAGGGATTTGGTTCAACGACTCTAAACCGTGAAGATTTAAAACAAGGTGCAGAACCGGATTCCTGTTTTTATATCCAAAATGTCGATCGCATTCGCGGCCGAAAAATTAACTTGTCAATCGACCCGCCACCTGATTTAATCATCGAAGTCGATCTCACCAGTCCATCTACTAATCGCTTTACTATCTACAAAAACTTAGGAGTTCCTGAAATTTGGAGATATGTCGGAGAGACTGTACAATTTTTTCAACTTCAGAACGGAGAATATGCGATCTGTGAATACAGTGGCGCTTTTCCGATTGTTTCTTCAGGAATAATCAATCAATTTTTGCAGATGGCCGAGACGGAGGATGATACGACTATCATTGAGGCTTTGCGAGTATGGGTGAGGCACCAGTTGCGATCGCCCGAAAACGAGCAATAATACTAAAATTGATTTAACTAATTCCTTTCTTCCACGGACGACCGACTCCCTGCAGCACTCAAAGGTGCGAAGAAATAAAGGGTCGGGCGATCTGATATGTCAAAACCAGGACGATGGGGACGAGAATAGGAATAGCAACTAGCAATCCCCATTTGCCAAACCTAAGTTTTTGACCGTCCGATTTGAACAGGAAAATCACAGCGGCAATTCCCATAAGTATCCAGAGACCACCGAAACCCATGAAGACTGTATAGCCTGCATCTTGCATTTTTTTTGACCTTTAATTTTTTTTGAGCTTTAATAGTAGTCCATCTTGAATCTTAGTTGCAGTCTGTTTCTGCTGATATCTTCTGATAGACCGATCGAACTTACTGAAAATTTCCCAAATATTACTCATTTCGAGTTGGGTTGGCAGCGGTCTTGACTTTCGCACTCGATCCGCACAGTTCGATCGCTCATAATTGTTGCTAAATCCGGTCTTCCCGTCAGCTTCAGCCGCCAGTCTGCCCAAATTCCGTACAACCAATTGGCGATCGCCCCGATCGCTGGTAACTCAGTCACAGCATAAACCCATCCCATACCTAAAATCTCGTAGGTGCGGCGAAAAACCTCCACATTTTTAATTGCCGTACCGTCGGGTAATATCGCGTGAATCCGACCCATCGCCGTTTCGTAGTCGATTCCGCCGTGGGCCTCCGGGTTGTAGCCATCATCCGCGATATCCACAAACGACACTAAACCTCGCCCCGCGTCCTGTTTTTTTAAGAAATTAACCTCCCGCAAGCACAGAGGACATTCACCGTCGTACAGCAACTCAATCTGCCAAGCAGGCGCAACAGACTCGGGTGAGGGCGCAACAGATTCGGAAAACTCAGTTTTAGCAGCAGACATAGGGAAATATATTTTAAGGTCGTCGATCGCACACAAACATTTTACAAGGATAAATAGTTATCAGGTGCGCCTTGGGTACTCCTAAACCAGTTATTTGTGCTGTGAAAAATAGTCCCAAAGGTGAATCCTGTCTTGGCCGCGCGCAATGCTAATATCATCAAGATGCCTTCTCGTGCCTTGCCGGAGACTTTCGCCCGATCGCCCGATCGTCTATTATCAAGCAATTCGAGGCAAAGCACCTGCCAAGCACAACTATTAAGTCGGCAATAAAATATAATAAAATTTGAAGTCTCAAACATCAGCTATTCCCCCAACCCGTAAATCGCCCCCAATCTAAAAGCAAAAATCTACATGAATGTCAGAGTCCGTCTAGCCCCCAGTCCCACCGGAAACCTACACATCGGTACCGCCAGAACCGCCGTATTCAACTGGCTGTTTGCCCGCAACCAAGGCGGCCAATTTATCCTGCGGGTAGAAGACACAGACGTAGAACGTTCTAAAAGCGAATACACCGATAACATCCTCGAAGGACTCACCTGGCTGGGTATGAACTGGGACGAAGGCCCGAGTTTTCAGTCGCAGCGTCTGGAAATATACCGCCAAGCAGTCCAAACCCTCCTAGACAAAGGACTCGCCTACCGCTGCTACACCACGTCGGAAGAACTCGACCAGATGCGGGAAGAACAAAAAGCCAACAAACAGGCCCCCCGCTACGATAACCGCCACCGCAACCTGACTCCCGAACAGCGCGAAGCTTTTGAAGCCGAAGGGCGGCAAGCCGTGATTCGCTTTATCATTGAGGACGATCGCACGATCGCTTGGAACGACACGGTACGCGGCACCGTAACCTGGAAAGGTAGCGACCTCGGCGGCGATATGGTAATTGCCCGTGCATCCAGCGGCGGCGTCATCGGCCAACCCCTCTACAACCTCGCAGTAGTTGTCGATGACATCGACATGGGCATCACCCACGTCATCCGCGGCGAAGATCACATCGGCAATACTCCGAAACAAATATTGCTATACGAAGCTTTGGGCGCGACAATCCCAGAATTTGCTCACACGCCGCTGATTTTAAACTCGCAAGGGCAAAAACTTTCTAAACGCGACGGCGTAACCTCGATTTCTGACTTCAAAGATATGGGTTACGTCCCCGAAGCCTTGGTCAATTACATGACTTTGCTGGGCTGGACTCCCCCGGACTCAACGCAAGAAATATTTACACTCTCCGAAGCTGCGACAGTATTTACATTCGATCGAGTCAACAAAG of Oscillatoria nigro-viridis PCC 7112 contains these proteins:
- a CDS encoding DUF433 domain-containing protein; translated protein: MTIKEQLLQTIETLPDDLLAQTLQFVQTLQHPIHKTPGICGGAARIRDTRIPVWTIIAYQQQGATEAELLYNYPGLTLQDLQAVANYYEQNREEIELWLAENE
- a CDS encoding aminotransferase class V-fold PLP-dependent enzyme; translated protein: MTKDNHRQQFPALANKAYFNYGGQGPLPEPALDAIYQAYKRVQLGGPFSGEVGAWVVQEAMLTRRAIASELTVPPETIALTEDVTVGCNIALWGIDWKAGDHLLLSDCEHHGIVASVMELQRRFNIEVSICPLAATLNEGDPVAVIADSLRPNTRLLVISHILWNTGQVLPLAEIVKVCHEPPLTPPCQGGGQEEFSLIKGGGQEELPAKNHKVRVLVDAAQSVGVLPLNLIESGVDFYAFTGHKWWCGPEGLGGLYVSAEALADLHPVFIGWRGIVTDANAKVLGWKPGSQRYEIATSAYPLYGGLRSAIALQHEWGTIEERYAEICRLSKYLWERLSVLPDVECLRKSAPEAGLVSFRLTNGMPHNKLVNLLEKQGIMVRTILNPDCVRACVHYFTTEAEIDKLVGAIAIAKFSFE
- a CDS encoding TM0106 family RecB-like putative nuclease, giving the protein MLITDKLLLSYQRCHLRAFLDTCGDWKQLDPPSDFLLKLMRDSATYQQQALEHETYQQPYYPRGDWEAGAAATLSLMQQGVDRIYRGVLIRSEFGKTNAATTSLVGIDSQYFPEFGEIPETPVDFSSSNLPSSNITLISRPHLLIKQPGQSKFGNWSYTTADIWLSKRPKLEYQIIAAFHAQVLASVQETMPDTAWLMLRKKGLCSVNLGQRNPQMFEILDDCIQMIEHRDKPEVFISRQKCNLCGWYTICHAEAESIKHLSLLPGVTASRYARLKSLEITDVEALANASSELLSEYPEFPDRVAFDVVQQAKSHLLNQPLLREEGSSATSNVRDLTDSSSAANTVRDLTKLTDVGVRKEGIREEAEVNEFITILEVPQKSLATVNLVQGKTTENKPATSSIPAPILRKKPIPYSQSVFLPIAPIELYFDIEAEPELNLDYLHGVLVVDRCNNTENFHGFLAESAAEEGVIWQQFLELMWAYPIAPIFHFCDYEVKTFKRLAKLYNTPAYLWKPVLKRFVDIHKQVTQKAIMPVESYALKPIARWLGFDWRDAKANGAQCVCWYEDWLKTGDRSLLEAIVRYNEDDCRATYVVKDWLTNFLLSQKQ
- a CDS encoding esterase-like activity of phytase family protein yields the protein MAASLAIWVNQSAQSFAVTKIDFIGRAIFPTGSPFQGTEIGGLSGITYDAEKQVYYAISDDRSSKAPARFYTLKINLQSGKLEKEKITFTGVTTLLDENGKGFPELSLDPEGIAFTGNSVFVSSEGDVDRQINPFIKEFSLDGKLLKTLPIPELFLPDDKGTKGIRNNLSFESLTLTPDRKYLFTATENAIVQDGAAASLETGSPCRILRYDAVSGNPEASFLYITEPLPAGANPVGKLTSNGLVDLLAIDDRRLLSLERGFSLETGTTIRIFEISLDKGDRIDALESLKSRLGEVSPAQKRLLLDLETLKIPLDNIEGLTLGPDLADASKGLILVSDNNFSPLQETQILGFQIKVQKTS
- a CDS encoding Uma2 family endonuclease is translated as MTVTLINPSPEKTTQRVVLSNISWQTYQTLLAEAGDKRSSRFSYCHEVLEIIMPSDLHETVNCLLKQFVTTLSDELKLKRKGFGSTTLNREDLKQGAEPDSCFYIQNVDRIRGRKINLSIDPPPDLIIEVDLTSPSTNRFTIYKNLGVPEIWRYVGETVQFFQLQNGEYAICEYSGAFPIVSSGIINQFLQMAETEDDTTIIEALRVWVRHQLRSPENEQ
- a CDS encoding thiol-disulfide oxidoreductase DCC family protein, which produces MSAAKTEFSESVAPSPESVAPAWQIELLYDGECPLCLREVNFLKKQDAGRGLVSFVDIADDGYNPEAHGGIDYETAMGRIHAILPDGTAIKNVEVFRRTYEILGMGWVYAVTELPAIGAIANWLYGIWADWRLKLTGRPDLATIMSDRTVRIECESQDRCQPNSK